One Tepidimicrobium xylanilyticum DNA segment encodes these proteins:
- the sdaAA gene encoding L-serine ammonia-lyase, iron-sulfur-dependent, subunit alpha, whose translation MFNTGKELLKLCKEKNKRISEIVMEKEMDYNKMTYDELMDKMKLVLDTMLKSAKSGLDKEIISVSKLSGGNAKKLEDYRNKGKTICGDLISSAMAKALSTSEVNASMGKIVAAPTAGASGILPSAIITVKEKFNLTEEDMIRGLFTAGGIGEIIAKNATISGAEGGCQAECGAASAMAAAAVVEMLGEDVETSLNAASFALIHIMGLVCDPVAGLVEFPCAFRNASGVINALISADLAIAGIKSLVPFDEVVEAMYKVGKAMPESLKETALGGVAATPTGEEYKRRVL comes from the coding sequence ATGTTCAATACTGGAAAAGAATTGCTCAAATTATGTAAAGAAAAGAATAAAAGAATATCGGAAATAGTTATGGAGAAAGAAATGGATTATAATAAAATGACGTATGATGAACTAATGGATAAAATGAAATTGGTGCTAGACACTATGTTAAAATCTGCTAAAAGTGGACTAGATAAAGAAATTATCTCCGTTTCAAAACTTTCAGGAGGCAATGCTAAAAAACTGGAAGACTATAGAAATAAGGGGAAAACCATCTGTGGGGATTTAATAAGCTCTGCCATGGCAAAAGCCCTATCAACTTCCGAAGTTAATGCTTCAATGGGAAAGATTGTCGCTGCTCCAACTGCAGGCGCCTCAGGTATACTTCCTAGTGCTATCATTACAGTGAAAGAGAAATTTAATTTAACGGAAGAAGATATGATTCGTGGATTGTTTACGGCTGGGGGAATTGGCGAAATAATAGCAAAAAACGCTACCATTTCTGGAGCTGAAGGAGGCTGTCAAGCAGAATGTGGGGCTGCCAGTGCTATGGCTGCTGCGGCAGTAGTGGAAATGTTAGGAGAAGATGTGGAAACTTCTTTAAATGCAGCATCCTTTGCCTTAATTCATATAATGGGATTAGTATGTGATCCAGTAGCTGGTTTAGTAGAGTTTCCCTGTGCCTTTCGGAATGCTTCTGGGGTGATCAATGCTTTAATCTCAGCTGACTTAGCAATAGCAGGAATTAAGTCTTTGGTACCTTTTGATGAAGTAGTTGAAGCCATGTACAAGGTAGGTAAAGCTATGCCCGAATCCTTAAAGGAAACTGCATTAGGAGGAGTAGCTGCAACCCCAACGGGAGAGGAGTATAAAAGGAGGGTTTTATGA
- the sdaAB gene encoding L-serine ammonia-lyase, iron-sulfur-dependent subunit beta — protein MKNYGIFDILGPIMIGPSSSHTAGAARLGKIGREIAGNNFYKVTFYLHGSFAKTYRGHGTDRALVAGILGMDPSDERIRDSLNMSKDKGIDIEFIEADLGYVHPNTVKMVFYFKDKENYYITGSSIGGGNILIIDINGNKVEFTGDYPTILLKYQDQKGTISRISAILANEDINIATMKVTREGNIATMVIELDDPIKDQVIDRIKKLGEIQYIKGINSIRRA, from the coding sequence ATGAAAAACTATGGCATATTTGATATATTAGGGCCAATTATGATTGGACCTTCAAGTTCCCATACTGCTGGAGCTGCAAGGCTTGGAAAAATAGGAAGAGAAATTGCAGGAAACAACTTTTATAAGGTTACCTTTTACCTACATGGTTCATTTGCCAAAACCTACAGAGGACATGGTACCGATAGAGCCTTAGTAGCAGGTATTCTTGGTATGGATCCCTCTGATGAAAGAATCAGAGACTCCTTAAATATGTCCAAAGACAAGGGGATTGATATAGAATTTATAGAAGCTGATTTAGGCTATGTTCATCCAAATACGGTAAAAATGGTTTTTTATTTTAAAGATAAAGAAAACTATTATATTACTGGTTCATCCATTGGAGGAGGTAATATACTCATAATAGATATAAACGGAAATAAGGTAGAATTTACTGGAGATTATCCTACTATATTGCTAAAATATCAGGACCAAAAAGGTACAATTAGTAGAATAAGTGCAATACTTGCAAATGAAGATATAAATATCGCTACTATGAAGGTAACTCGAGAAGGCAACATTGCAACTATGGTAATAGAATTAGATGATCCAATAAAAGATCAGGTAATAGATAGAATAAAAAAATTAGGAGAAATTCAATATATTAAGGGTATTAATTCCATTAGGAGGGCTTAA
- a CDS encoding PspC domain-containing protein, with protein MNKKLKRSRNDRVLAGVCGGIGEYFNVDPVIVRIFWVLITFMPGGPGFLAYIVCVLIIPEDDGVIYQDNSSEISGKNTPLFIGIALIIVGSYMLAKLILPSHIFKFFNIFKYWPVLLIIAGLYIIYQNRK; from the coding sequence ATGAATAAAAAATTAAAACGCTCCCGCAACGATAGAGTACTGGCTGGAGTCTGTGGTGGAATTGGTGAATATTTCAATGTAGACCCTGTAATAGTACGTATTTTTTGGGTTTTAATTACTTTTATGCCTGGAGGACCTGGCTTTTTAGCCTATATAGTATGTGTCTTAATAATTCCTGAAGACGATGGAGTCATATACCAGGATAATTCTTCAGAGATAAGCGGAAAAAACACTCCCCTCTTTATTGGAATTGCCTTGATAATCGTAGGGAGTTATATGTTAGCAAAACTAATACTACCTAGCCACATATTCAAATTCTTCAACATCTTTAAATACTGGCCTGTTTTACTTATAATCGCTGGTCTTTATATAATATATCAAAACAGAAAATAA
- a CDS encoding FHA domain-containing protein — MFTIISLIFKYIFIAIIYLFILSIIRLIYLDIKGIDTKVLDNASYLKLINRKDTLPFKVKEYYPLNQEVFLGRGKDNDIVIKDPYISKKHLKIVEDEGGHYLVDLGSANGTYLNGDRILDVVKLKNGDRIRVGQIEFLYVGRE; from the coding sequence ATGTTTACCATAATTTCTTTAATATTTAAATATATTTTCATAGCAATTATATATTTATTTATACTGAGCATAATAAGGCTTATATATTTGGACATTAAGGGAATAGATACAAAGGTCCTAGATAATGCAAGTTATCTAAAACTTATAAATAGGAAGGATACTTTGCCCTTCAAGGTAAAGGAGTATTATCCACTGAATCAAGAAGTATTTCTAGGGCGGGGGAAGGATAATGATATTGTAATAAAGGACCCTTATATCTCGAAAAAACATTTAAAAATTGTGGAGGATGAAGGGGGGCATTATCTAGTGGATTTAGGCAGTGCAAATGGGACCTATTTAAATGGAGATAGGATCCTCGATGTAGTAAAGCTTAAGAATGGTGATAGGATAAGAGTTGGTCAAATAGAATTCCTATATGTAGGTAGAGAGTAG
- a CDS encoding FtsW/RodA/SpoVE family cell cycle protein produces MFNKRVSYKYPRNLLMLFELMALFLLFIYNKDNLNRFTFIYGLGLILIVYVSNFLLLRISTGDNYIFLIVTMLLSIGVIMIYRIDPLLGIKQILWIGMGIFIFFVTYLVFKNINDWEEWTLFYGIASIILFIITLLLGTRIRGAINWISIGGLSFQPSEIIKLLTIFLIGSYYARYEHFKERKYGSYYLMGIIYVFILFLFLQRDLGTVLILYSLFIALQFIYEEDRKLILINLLISIVSGILGYMMFPHVRTRFETWLNPWKYIDNKGYQITQSLFAIAEGGFFGTGIGLGHPDFIPEVHTDFIFSAICEEMGIFTGIGIIMLFLILVYRGFKIGMNQRNKFYRIIALGISILFGIQSFIIFGGALKMIPLTGITIPFVSYGGSSMLSSFIALGILQVASEELDFEEAKDG; encoded by the coding sequence ATGTTTAATAAAAGGGTTAGTTATAAATATCCACGTAATTTATTAATGTTATTTGAATTAATGGCTTTATTTCTTCTTTTTATTTATAACAAGGATAATTTGAATAGATTTACATTCATATATGGATTAGGGCTTATACTTATTGTATATGTATCCAATTTTTTATTATTGCGAATATCTACGGGAGATAATTATATCTTTTTAATTGTTACTATGCTTTTAAGTATTGGAGTTATAATGATTTATAGAATAGATCCCTTACTTGGCATAAAACAAATCCTTTGGATAGGCATGGGGATCTTCATATTCTTTGTAACCTATTTAGTTTTTAAGAATATTAATGACTGGGAAGAATGGACTTTATTTTACGGAATTGCCTCTATTATATTGTTTATAATTACTCTACTGTTAGGGACTAGAATTAGAGGAGCTATCAATTGGATTTCAATTGGAGGCTTAAGCTTCCAACCTTCTGAAATTATTAAACTGTTGACTATCTTTTTGATTGGCTCCTATTATGCTAGATACGAGCATTTTAAGGAAAGAAAATATGGTTCTTATTATTTAATGGGGATTATATATGTATTTATCTTATTTTTATTCTTACAAAGGGACTTAGGCACTGTATTGATATTATATTCTCTCTTCATAGCACTTCAGTTTATCTATGAGGAGGATAGAAAATTAATATTAATTAATCTTTTGATTTCAATTGTAAGTGGTATATTAGGCTATATGATGTTTCCACATGTAAGAACCCGATTTGAAACCTGGTTAAATCCTTGGAAATATATAGATAATAAAGGTTATCAAATAACTCAATCTCTATTTGCTATTGCAGAAGGCGGCTTTTTTGGTACTGGAATTGGATTAGGTCACCCAGATTTTATTCCTGAAGTTCATACGGATTTCATTTTTTCAGCTATATGCGAGGAAATGGGGATATTTACAGGAATAGGTATTATAATGCTATTCTTAATATTAGTCTATCGGGGGTTTAAAATTGGGATGAACCAGCGAAATAAATTCTATAGAATAATTGCATTGGGAATAAGCATATTGTTTGGGATTCAGTCCTTTATAATCTTTGGGGGAGCTTTAAAGATGATTCCCCTTACTGGAATTACAATTCCCTTTGTTAGTTATGGAGGAAGTTCCATGTTATCCAGTTTTATTGCTTTGGGAATCCTTCAGGTAGCATCGGAAGAATTGGATTTTGAGGAGGCAAAAGATGGATAA
- a CDS encoding peptidoglycan D,D-transpeptidase FtsI family protein, whose product MDKELKRIIIVLAGVCTLFVSLVAYLSFFQIFKAESIKMNSYNKRLWINEEKILRGSIIDRNGKILAYSEKVGDTYKRFYNYGNLYSHIIGYSYREYGKAGLELEYNNALLNISDSTPLNELKNIVIPNSEGNTLKLTIDHHLQEYSRNLLKGHKGSIVAMNPSTGEIYAMVSLPDFNSSTLKEDWKAIVEDENSPLLNRATSGLYTPGSTFKIVTAVAAIEKSDLNREYECSGSTKIDGYILKDYNGKAHGKLSLEDALVKSCNTYFAEKGILIGKDRLGEIAERFLINKKIDFDLSTAKSTFPYKDNLGKTDIAAASIGQGKILMTPLNMALVASGIANKGEIVKPILVKEIISPEGKVVKDNQPQVISKATDVFTANEVKNMMVESVKRGTSTNASIKNVRVAGKTGTAENPSGKTHAWFVGFAPAEDPKVTVAIVLEEAGSTGGKAAAPIARKIILEALNTIR is encoded by the coding sequence ATGGATAAAGAACTTAAAAGGATAATCATTGTGTTGGCAGGTGTTTGTACCTTATTTGTAAGTCTAGTGGCATATTTAAGTTTTTTTCAAATATTTAAAGCTGAATCCATAAAAATGAATAGTTATAATAAAAGGCTATGGATAAATGAAGAAAAGATATTGAGAGGTTCCATCATAGACAGAAATGGAAAGATTTTAGCCTACAGTGAAAAAGTTGGTGATACCTATAAAAGATTCTATAATTATGGTAATCTGTATAGCCACATAATTGGATACAGCTATAGGGAATATGGAAAAGCTGGATTAGAATTGGAGTACAATAATGCCCTATTAAATATTAGCGATTCTACTCCTTTGAATGAGCTTAAGAACATAGTCATTCCCAATTCAGAGGGCAATACCCTTAAACTTACCATAGACCATCATTTGCAGGAATATAGTAGGAATCTTTTAAAGGGACATAAGGGTTCTATAGTAGCTATGAATCCAAGTACAGGGGAAATATATGCTATGGTAAGTTTACCAGATTTTAATTCTTCTACCCTCAAAGAGGATTGGAAGGCTATTGTAGAAGATGAAAATAGTCCCCTATTGAATAGGGCAACTTCAGGGCTATATACACCTGGTTCCACTTTCAAAATAGTAACAGCTGTAGCAGCCATTGAAAAAAGTGATTTAAATAGAGAATATGAGTGTTCAGGTAGCACCAAGATAGATGGTTATATTTTAAAGGACTATAATGGAAAAGCTCATGGGAAATTAAGTTTAGAGGATGCTTTAGTTAAATCATGTAATACTTATTTTGCAGAGAAGGGAATATTAATTGGGAAAGATAGATTAGGGGAGATAGCTGAAAGGTTTCTAATAAATAAAAAAATTGACTTTGACCTATCTACAGCTAAATCCACCTTTCCTTATAAGGATAATTTAGGGAAAACAGATATTGCAGCTGCAAGCATTGGACAGGGGAAAATCTTAATGACTCCTCTCAATATGGCTTTAGTAGCTTCAGGCATTGCAAATAAAGGAGAAATTGTTAAACCCATTTTAGTCAAGGAAATTATTTCTCCTGAAGGCAAGGTAGTAAAAGATAATCAGCCTCAAGTTATTTCAAAAGCTACTGATGTATTTACTGCTAACGAAGTAAAGAATATGATGGTAGAAAGCGTAAAAAGGGGGACTTCTACAAATGCTAGTATAAAAAATGTGAGGGTAGCAGGGAAGACTGGTACTGCTGAAAATCCTTCTGGGAAAACCCATGCTTGGTTTGTTGGGTTTGCCCCTGCAGAGGATCCTAAAGTTACAGTGGCAATAGTTTTAGAGGAAGCAGGTAGTACAGGAGGAAAAGCTGCGGCACCTATAGCTAGAAAAATCATATTAGAGGCTCTAAATACTATTAGATAA
- a CDS encoding NAD(+)/NADH kinase, with protein sequence MLDNKRIINVIYNYNSHSKQTYNILVDKLKKKGFVIPKKYDDKAELNICIGGDGAFLRAVHKYQFPSIPFIGINTGHLGFFQEILPENIDEFIEKYMNKDYVIEEIYLVKSNICTQNNCFELYGVNEIVIKGIQSKVVHLEIYIDGNHLEKFCGDGVIISTPVGSTAYNFSSGGSIIYPSLKTLQITPLSPISSRAYRSLSNSTVVPGEIPITVRPEYRYENSILIVVDGFEIKYDNITEITFTVPPKTISRLNFDKNMYWNNLKSKFL encoded by the coding sequence ATTCTAGATAATAAGAGAATTATAAATGTTATTTACAATTATAATTCTCATTCAAAACAAACCTATAATATATTAGTTGATAAACTGAAAAAAAAAGGATTTGTTATCCCTAAAAAATATGATGATAAAGCTGAACTAAATATCTGCATTGGTGGCGATGGTGCTTTCTTAAGAGCCGTACACAAATATCAGTTTCCAAGTATACCGTTCATAGGAATTAATACAGGTCATTTGGGCTTCTTCCAAGAAATACTGCCTGAAAATATAGATGAATTCATAGAAAAATATATGAATAAGGATTATGTCATAGAAGAAATCTATTTAGTAAAATCCAATATATGCACTCAAAACAATTGTTTTGAACTATATGGAGTCAATGAAATAGTTATTAAAGGAATCCAATCCAAAGTAGTCCATTTGGAAATTTATATAGATGGAAACCATCTGGAAAAATTCTGTGGAGATGGTGTTATTATTTCCACTCCTGTTGGAAGCACAGCTTATAATTTTTCCTCAGGAGGGAGTATAATATATCCTTCTTTAAAGACTTTACAAATTACACCTTTATCTCCCATCAGCTCAAGGGCTTACCGTTCCTTATCTAATAGTACAGTGGTACCAGGGGAAATTCCAATTACAGTAAGGCCCGAATATAGATACGAAAATTCCATTCTAATAGTAGTAGATGGTTTTGAAATCAAATATGATAACATAACTGAAATAACCTTTACCGTTCCCCCTAAAACCATATCTAGATTAAACTTTGATAAAAATATGTATTGGAATAATCTAAAAAGCAAATTTCTATAA
- a CDS encoding RluA family pseudouridine synthase, which yields MKLFENNEDIIVYNVEKEGISLEEFLFNKEISGRYFRKLYKGKNICVNGEFRMKDYLLKEGDIVSIRLEEEENNISPEPIPLEIIYEDLDLLVINKQPFLVVHPTKGHQTNTISNGISHYFMTKGINRKIRFINRLDMDTSGILLIAKSPFAHQQMALQFENNQVEKRYLVVVSGLVKKDEGTIDLPIGREEEKSIKRIVTSKGKQAITKYKVIERYKDASLLDVQILTGRSHQIRVHLNHIGHPIIGDTLYYKTSEYIKRQALHSYYIKAKLPRSKEEIELKASMPQDIKNLIDVLKSS from the coding sequence ATGAAGTTATTTGAAAATAATGAAGATATAATAGTATATAATGTGGAAAAAGAAGGCATATCCTTAGAAGAATTTTTATTTAATAAAGAAATTTCTGGCAGGTATTTTAGAAAGCTATATAAAGGAAAGAATATATGTGTTAATGGAGAGTTTAGAATGAAGGATTACCTGTTAAAAGAAGGAGATATTGTATCTATAAGATTGGAAGAGGAAGAAAACAATATATCACCAGAACCTATCCCTTTAGAAATTATATATGAGGATCTAGATTTATTGGTCATAAACAAACAGCCCTTTTTAGTAGTACATCCTACAAAGGGACATCAGACCAATACGATTTCTAATGGGATAAGTCACTATTTTATGACTAAGGGCATTAATAGAAAGATTAGGTTTATTAATAGATTGGATATGGACACGTCTGGGATATTATTGATAGCAAAATCACCTTTTGCCCATCAACAAATGGCTTTACAATTTGAGAATAATCAGGTAGAGAAGAGGTATTTAGTAGTTGTTTCTGGGCTTGTAAAAAAGGATGAAGGGACTATAGATTTACCCATAGGCAGGGAAGAAGAAAAAAGCATCAAGAGAATAGTAACTAGTAAAGGTAAGCAGGCCATAACTAAGTATAAAGTAATAGAGAGATATAAGGATGCTAGCCTTTTAGATGTGCAAATACTTACTGGTAGAAGTCATCAGATACGAGTCCATCTAAACCACATAGGTCATCCTATTATCGGTGATACCTTATACTATAAAACTAGTGAATACATAAAAAGGCAAGCTTTGCATTCATATTATATAAAGGCAAAACTTCCTAGAAGTAAAGAGGAGATTGAACTAAAAGCCTCTATGCCACAGGATATTAAAAATCTAATTGATGTTTTAAAAAGTAGTTAA
- a CDS encoding ATP-dependent metallopeptidase FtsH/Yme1/Tma family protein, producing MKEKGRIKLLLALAISIILIASIYFYINSSSEHRKIAYNQFIDLVEVNLVEEVKLDSSDKLTGILKDGSKFITDNPRREDFKEYLLLRDVKVIEEGSGPLNQGISFLLIVTAIGGVAFLIKNSSKQAEKEMATMSNIDAETSPEDNVTFDDVAGNEEAKESLKELVDFIREPEKYLNYGARLPRGVLLYGPPGTGKTLLAKALANEAKVPFYAVSGSDFVQVYAGLGASRIRQLFKIAKEKGKSVIFIDEIDALGKKRKGVNSQSSSEEGDRTLNALLTEMSGFKGNEGIIVLAATNRIDTLDEALLRPGRFDRQIEVGLPDVNARLKILELHSRNKPLSEDVDLRKVALETVYFSGAKLENLMNESAMIAAKDRDKRITMNHINKAYFKVLVGEEKKDRASISVEDKRITAYHEAGHALVAKLISDSHRVTKVSIIPSTKGVGGFSLNIPSDKMYQTKKDIVDNIMIALGGRAAEEIIFGKDYVTTGASSDLQKATKMILAMIGSYGMDEQLGLLSYDVILNSNLNNDISLIERARDMLGNLYRETVELLNKNRVYLNMIADKLVMKESLDEEELNEILVDLP from the coding sequence ATGAAAGAAAAGGGGAGAATAAAACTATTATTAGCTTTGGCCATATCCATTATTTTAATTGCAAGTATATATTTTTATATAAATAGTAGTTCCGAACATAGAAAAATAGCCTATAATCAGTTTATCGATCTTGTCGAAGTTAATTTAGTGGAAGAAGTAAAACTTGATAGTTCAGATAAATTAACAGGAATATTGAAAGACGGAAGTAAATTTATTACCGATAATCCGAGGAGGGAAGATTTTAAGGAATATTTACTACTAAGAGATGTAAAGGTAATAGAAGAGGGGAGTGGACCACTAAATCAGGGAATTAGCTTTCTCCTAATCGTTACTGCAATAGGAGGAGTAGCATTTCTAATAAAAAATAGTTCCAAGCAAGCAGAAAAAGAAATGGCTACCATGTCCAATATTGATGCAGAAACCTCTCCTGAAGATAATGTGACTTTCGATGATGTGGCTGGCAACGAGGAAGCTAAAGAGTCTTTAAAGGAACTGGTGGACTTTATTAGGGAACCTGAAAAATACCTTAATTACGGAGCCAGACTACCTAGAGGAGTACTATTATATGGGCCGCCCGGAACTGGGAAAACACTATTAGCAAAAGCTTTAGCTAATGAGGCCAAGGTTCCTTTTTATGCAGTATCCGGGTCTGACTTTGTACAAGTCTATGCTGGTTTGGGAGCAAGTAGGATTAGACAATTATTTAAAATAGCGAAGGAAAAGGGTAAATCGGTTATCTTTATTGACGAAATAGATGCTCTAGGCAAGAAAAGAAAGGGAGTCAATTCCCAAAGTAGTAGTGAGGAAGGAGATAGAACATTAAATGCTCTGTTAACTGAAATGTCAGGATTTAAAGGGAATGAAGGTATAATCGTGTTAGCAGCTACTAATAGAATTGATACCCTAGATGAGGCTTTACTACGACCTGGTAGATTCGATAGACAAATAGAAGTGGGATTGCCAGATGTTAATGCTAGATTAAAAATTTTAGAGCTTCACAGCAGAAATAAACCTTTATCAGAAGATGTAGATTTAAGAAAAGTTGCTTTAGAGACAGTCTATTTTAGTGGTGCAAAACTAGAAAATTTAATGAATGAATCGGCCATGATAGCTGCAAAGGATAGAGATAAACGAATTACCATGAACCATATAAATAAGGCATATTTTAAGGTATTAGTTGGAGAGGAAAAGAAGGATAGAGCTAGCATTTCAGTAGAGGATAAGAGGATTACTGCATACCATGAAGCTGGACATGCTTTGGTAGCTAAATTAATCTCCGACTCCCATCGAGTTACAAAGGTCAGCATCATACCAAGTACAAAGGGTGTGGGGGGATTTAGCCTAAACATTCCATCGGATAAGATGTATCAAACGAAAAAGGATATTGTAGACAATATAATGATTGCTTTGGGGGGGAGAGCAGCTGAGGAGATTATATTTGGAAAGGATTATGTAACTACAGGAGCTTCCTCTGACCTACAAAAGGCAACAAAAATGATATTGGCGATGATTGGATCCTATGGAATGGATGAACAGTTGGGTTTGTTAAGCTATGATGTAATTTTAAATAGCAATTTAAATAATGACATTTCTTTAATTGAAAGAGCCAGAGATATGTTGGGAAATTTATATAGAGAAACGGTAGAATTGTTAAATAAAAACAGGGTATATTTGAACATGATAGCAGACAAACTAGTAATGAAAGAATCCTTAGATGAAGAAGAATTAAATGAAATATTGGTTGATTTGCCATAA
- a CDS encoding histidinol-phosphatase HisJ family protein: MYDFHIHSDFSIDCNCLMEEMVLAAIDKNLKSICFTDHMDLDVSADGIDITFRPKDYFRRFNQVKYKYMDKIEVLAGVEIGMQPHLSNKYNEIISENPFDFVIMSLHSIDRLDIHMSNFTHNKEPIEALKTYYDHLYQCVNYFDNYDVVGHIDYIDRYFEDPSKIPDFKEYYDPVKRVLELIIYKGKGIEVNTSGIKYGLNHYHPKVEILKLYKELGGEIITIGSDAHYPEYIGFEYKKAEKLLRNLDFKYIHIFKERKKYPIHIC; this comes from the coding sequence ATGTATGATTTTCACATTCATAGCGATTTTTCCATAGATTGCAACTGTTTGATGGAAGAAATGGTATTAGCTGCAATTGATAAGAATTTAAAAAGTATATGCTTTACAGATCATATGGATTTAGATGTATCTGCTGATGGCATCGACATCACATTTAGGCCTAAAGATTATTTTAGAAGGTTTAATCAGGTTAAATACAAATATATGGATAAAATAGAAGTATTAGCTGGGGTAGAGATAGGGATGCAACCCCATCTTAGCAATAAATACAATGAAATTATTTCTGAAAATCCTTTCGATTTTGTTATTATGTCTCTTCATAGTATTGATAGATTGGATATTCATATGAGTAATTTTACCCATAACAAAGAGCCTATTGAAGCCTTAAAAACCTATTATGATCATCTATATCAATGTGTTAATTATTTCGATAATTACGATGTAGTTGGACACATTGATTACATTGACAGATATTTTGAAGATCCTTCTAAGATACCTGATTTCAAAGAATATTATGATCCTGTGAAAAGAGTTTTAGAATTGATAATATATAAGGGAAAAGGCATTGAAGTAAATACATCTGGAATCAAATATGGCTTAAATCACTATCACCCAAAAGTGGAAATATTGAAACTGTATAAAGAATTGGGAGGTGAAATTATCACCATTGGATCTGATGCCCATTATCCAGAATATATTGGATTTGAATACAAGAAAGCTGAAAAACTATTAAGAAATTTAGATTTTAAATATATCCATATTTTCAAGGAAAGAAAAAAATATCCAATACATATATGCTAA